The Bacteroidota bacterium genome window below encodes:
- a CDS encoding STAS domain-containing protein: protein MKFDVRKEDNVTIFKLNEKKLDTSISSQLKAEFLLLCKPKKASVLVVDLKDVQFCDSSGLGALLIAHRTMHEHDGEVRFANVNNSIASLLKISQLDRIFQIFKTVKQAIKG from the coding sequence ATGAAATTTGATGTTAGAAAAGAAGATAATGTTACAATTTTCAAATTAAATGAAAAGAAACTCGATACCTCTATCTCCTCTCAGCTTAAAGCCGAGTTTTTACTACTATGCAAACCTAAAAAAGCGTCGGTGCTTGTAGTAGATTTGAAAGATGTACAGTTCTGCGATAGCAGCGGATTGGGTGCCTTGCTGATTGCTCATCGTACAATGCACGAGCACGATGGAGAAGTTAGATTTGCTAACGTAAACAATTCGATTGCGAGTTTACTGAAAATTTCACAACTCGACCGGATTTTTCAAATCTTCAAGACAGTTAAACAAGCCATAAAAGGTTAA
- a CDS encoding cold-shock protein, protein MEKGTVKWFNGAKGFGFITRPSGEDVFVHFKAIVGDGYKNLNEGDRVEFEVERGPKGLQATNVSKV, encoded by the coding sequence ATGGAAAAAGGAACTGTAAAGTGGTTTAATGGAGCCAAAGGTTTTGGTTTTATTACACGTCCAAGCGGCGAAGATGTCTTTGTTCATTTCAAAGCAATCGTTGGCGACGGGTATAAAAATCTGAACGAAGGCGACCGCGTCGAATTTGAAGTCGAACGCGGGCCTAAGGGTCTCCAAGCTACAAACGTTTCAAAGGTCTAA
- a CDS encoding MarC family protein, with amino-acid sequence MSPFETFLLAFIPLFVAMDVLGTLPLFLGLTEGITEKRRKRLIIEATLTALVISIVFLGTGKLLFAFLGITENDFRIAGGLVLLVLAINDLLFSSDTARKNPESAVGVVPIGIPLIMGPAALTTILMIVDSYGYLWTITSISLNLIIVWIVFWYADQVLKIMGKAGSRAIAKVASLFLAAIAVMMIRVGITEILK; translated from the coding sequence ATGTCGCCCTTCGAAACATTTCTGCTTGCATTCATCCCGCTGTTCGTTGCAATGGATGTTCTCGGAACGCTTCCGTTATTCTTAGGTTTGACGGAGGGAATTACAGAGAAGCGTCGTAAGCGACTAATAATCGAGGCAACGCTAACGGCTCTTGTAATTTCTATCGTCTTTCTTGGAACGGGAAAACTTTTATTCGCATTTTTAGGGATTACCGAAAACGATTTCAGAATTGCCGGCGGACTTGTTTTACTGGTTCTTGCTATTAACGATTTACTTTTTTCAAGCGATACAGCTCGTAAAAATCCTGAATCGGCTGTAGGTGTAGTTCCGATTGGAATTCCTCTGATTATGGGACCCGCCGCTTTAACCACCATCCTCATGATAGTTGACTCGTACGGTTACTTGTGGACGATAACCTCCATCTCCCTTAATTTAATAATAGTGTGGATTGTTTTTTGGTATGCTGATCAGGTTTTAAAAATAATGGGGAAAGCCGGTTCGCGTGCGATTGCTAAAGTTGCCTCGTTGTTTTTGGCTGCAATCGCGGTTATGATGATACGCGTCGGTATTACTGAAATACTTAAATAA
- a CDS encoding ZIP family metal transporter yields MFTIILFGLFAAAAEILGGCLVILKKDWPKKVQEYLIALGAGFILALVFLELIPESIEHLGHSAPLFMLLGFALIHFFEHTIVGHLHFGEETHTDIMLSKTASYSALSGLLIHAFFDGLAISAAFHFDFYIGLMLFIAVLLHKLPEGLTVATIMLASNQTRKNAFWATVAIGMATMAGIIAVFFLAEIDPTIIGIVFAISAGIATYVGASDLIPEINRSENRITPIIVFAGMLLFYLSKLMIEQIAGH; encoded by the coding sequence ATGTTTACAATAATATTATTCGGGTTATTTGCGGCTGCTGCTGAGATTTTAGGCGGCTGCCTTGTTATTTTAAAAAAAGATTGGCCCAAAAAAGTACAGGAATATCTAATTGCTCTCGGCGCCGGTTTTATTCTCGCTCTCGTTTTTTTAGAATTAATTCCCGAAAGTATAGAACACTTAGGGCACTCTGCTCCTCTGTTTATGCTGTTGGGCTTTGCGCTAATACATTTTTTTGAACATACGATAGTCGGACACCTCCACTTCGGAGAAGAAACACACACCGATATAATGCTATCGAAGACTGCAAGCTATTCAGCGCTTAGCGGACTTTTAATTCATGCTTTTTTCGATGGACTTGCAATTTCAGCAGCTTTCCATTTCGACTTCTATATCGGTTTGATGCTCTTTATCGCAGTGTTGCTTCACAAATTACCAGAAGGACTCACGGTTGCAACAATTATGTTAGCATCAAATCAGACACGTAAAAATGCTTTTTGGGCAACAGTTGCTATAGGAATGGCTACTATGGCAGGAATTATTGCAGTTTTTTTCTTAGCTGAAATTGACCCTACGATTATCGGAATTGTATTCGCTATTTCCGCAGGCATAGCAACCTATGTCGGAGCTAGCGATTTAATTCCTGAGATTAACAGGTCAGAGAACCGTATAACACCTATCATTGTATTTGCCGGTATGCTCCTTTTCTATCTAAGCAAATTAATGATTGAACAAATAGCCGGACACTAA
- a CDS encoding fibronectin type III domain-containing protein, producing MNYKAKLLPLVFIAVITLLWAGCQDSTTGPGKVKLQPVTNLKAYSASNTSVVLKWTKSTNENLADLVNYIIKVKTLDNNTVRTTSVPKGADSSVVIASLNNGMIYRFEITSQAAATSEGYINSDSVTIKWSPAWRFDTEGTIPIQVYERTSGTGFASGLIFYYSQTSLPKTISLLNADSSQIDVFVDTKTGSNVALSSSHLYRANRRITRFSTVSISSNTLNDPQITPPDTTTYTLYEIPVDSVAATTSKIIYYKGVNGNYGRILIERNLANGTLIYGSSLDQYLHVRISYQSVAYNPYSKTSK from the coding sequence ATGAATTATAAAGCAAAGTTGTTACCGCTTGTTTTTATAGCGGTAATTACATTACTCTGGGCAGGCTGCCAGGATTCTACAACAGGACCAGGCAAAGTTAAACTGCAACCAGTAACTAACTTGAAAGCATATTCAGCAAGTAATACTAGTGTCGTTTTGAAGTGGACAAAATCAACAAACGAAAATTTAGCTGACTTAGTAAACTATATTATCAAAGTAAAAACTTTGGACAATAACACTGTTAGAACTACATCGGTACCAAAGGGTGCCGATAGTAGTGTAGTAATAGCGAGCTTGAACAACGGGATGATATACAGATTCGAAATTACATCACAAGCTGCTGCCACATCCGAGGGTTACATCAACAGCGATTCGGTTACCATCAAATGGTCGCCGGCTTGGCGGTTTGATACTGAAGGGACTATCCCAATTCAAGTTTACGAGCGAACAAGCGGAACCGGTTTTGCAAGCGGTTTAATTTTTTACTACTCGCAAACAAGCTTGCCGAAAACTATCTCACTTTTAAACGCTGATAGTTCACAAATCGATGTTTTTGTAGATACAAAAACAGGAAGCAATGTGGCGCTGAGTAGCTCTCATCTGTATAGGGCAAACAGAAGAATTACACGATTCTCGACCGTCTCGATTAGTTCTAATACCTTAAACGATCCTCAAATTACTCCGCCCGATACGACAACTTATACACTTTATGAAATTCCTGTTGATTCCGTTGCCGCCACTACATCTAAAATTATTTATTACAAAGGTGTTAATGGAAATTACGGAAGAATTTTAATCGAGCGAAATCTCGCTAATGGAACTTTAATATATGGTTCTTCTCTCGATCAATATCTCCACGTAAGAATTTCCTATCAAAGCGTCGCTTATAATCCATATTCAAAAACTTCAAAATAA